The proteins below come from a single Streptomyces sp. B3I8 genomic window:
- a CDS encoding NAD kinase: MTQNQARTVFLLAHTGRPAAIRSAELVVGGLLRAGLGVRVLEAEAADLPLPESVQLVKEATPQCLDGCELLIVLGGDGTLLRGAEFARASGVPMLGVNLGRVGFLAEAERDDLDKVVDRVVSRAYEVEERMTVDVVVHRNGDIVHTDWALNEAAVQKAGAEKLLEVVLEIDGRPVTGFGCDGIVCATPTGSTAYAFSAGGPVVWPEVEALLMVPISAHALFAKPLVTSPDSVLAVEVLPHIPPGVLWCDGRRTVELPPGARVEVRRGAVPVRLARLHHASFTDRLVAKFALPVSGWRGAPN, translated from the coding sequence TGGTGGGCGGGCTGCTGCGCGCCGGGCTCGGGGTGCGCGTCCTGGAGGCCGAGGCCGCCGACCTGCCGCTGCCCGAGAGCGTGCAGCTCGTCAAGGAGGCCACCCCGCAGTGCCTGGACGGCTGCGAGCTGCTCATCGTCCTCGGCGGTGACGGCACGCTGCTGCGCGGCGCCGAGTTCGCCCGCGCCTCCGGCGTGCCGATGCTCGGCGTCAACCTGGGGCGCGTCGGTTTCCTCGCCGAGGCCGAGCGGGACGACCTCGACAAGGTCGTCGACCGGGTGGTCAGCCGGGCCTACGAGGTCGAGGAACGCATGACGGTCGACGTCGTCGTGCACCGCAACGGTGACATCGTGCACACCGACTGGGCGCTCAACGAGGCCGCCGTGCAGAAGGCCGGCGCCGAGAAGCTGCTCGAGGTCGTCCTGGAGATCGACGGGCGGCCGGTGACCGGGTTCGGCTGTGACGGCATCGTCTGCGCCACGCCGACCGGGTCCACGGCCTACGCGTTCTCGGCGGGCGGGCCCGTGGTGTGGCCGGAGGTGGAGGCGCTGCTCATGGTGCCGATCAGCGCCCACGCCCTGTTCGCCAAGCCGCTGGTCACCTCGCCGGACTCGGTGCTCGCGGTGGAGGTGCTGCCGCACATCCCGCCCGGCGTGCTGTGGTGCGACGGCCGGCGCACGGTGGAGCTGCCGCCGGGCGCCCGGGTCGAGGTGCGCCGGGGCGCGGTGCCGGTACGGCTCGCCCGGCTGCACCACGCGTCCTTCACCGACCGCCTGGTGGCGAAGTTCGCCCTGCCGGTTTCGGGGTGGCGGGGAGCCCCCAACTGA